One Megalopta genalis isolate 19385.01 chromosome 5, iyMegGena1_principal, whole genome shotgun sequence DNA window includes the following coding sequences:
- the LOC117227528 gene encoding uncharacterized protein LOC117227528 isoform X5, whose translation MPKIFLIKNRLHQQQLRLLEAQHIGKSLPPCSGKESPLGTSEPLSLIVNKHQYRDKTEDDRATTPESLRSTSPAVSPPPQWQSNNTNSSSCVSGAGNGSSSGSGCGSGSGSGSGSGSGITPAPQSSNTPPRRFISSILGGDVPYGSRGHVLTRAERKEYSSPPIAPSSSDATLFIGKSEKLVLPRPITPPKTPRVEPPTRVSVIQRVPPQSQSTSRREDKVEIAQTQEPEQDQPIDYAVPKRKEEDEERGREGAKVSRMIGNSIARPLLAMRLSGGPQVVHAAAGHGRSGGNGGSGSGSGGGAAGSGNSTSSNSTGSGGYCGGGGAVTGGSGGGGAVGGGAGAGGMNPGGNGGRGNYGPSSPPTGSLPPFYESLKGGNNLANFANQYNSTQGNGYLTPSPTVGMECDTGQQDVNSQHSQYNAQEGKQYSLLQNVCATYGLTLKEEEDLSPYKIQPNDMLPGQYNTYDMTDAGMMVDMVTGAVVDPLQFTATLTFSSPTDHTALLESLSDAADLFLPRLPAEDGGNDLLEESLQSPASAGSGIGQDASGQMNAPVEPSVDPFPEHSMALSRGFDTSRHYTGAPHHFSTSKLGLSYGNESSYQTVSKERTELGLHINQNHQHQSEPQLQQLQIQVQLQQQQQQQQQQQQQQQGTAPSPHQQQHQGLLSPGLSFAGSGLELDSGSSVGGSLPSPGAASCSLDAASSSTSPSCALMEHAASPAGTVSAASVNSVQQPGPVGEPPLTQRVGVLQQRLGLPGDCQIEFVNGGHGIKNPLAIEGQRQAAANRDEERAARPPPGKDDDPNRFTCRVCSKNFSLQRLLNRHMKCHSDVKRYLCTFCGKGFNDTFDLKRHTRTHTGVRPYKCNLCEKSFTQRCSLESHCLKVHGVQHQYAYKERRTKVYVCEECGHTTQEPEVHYLHLKDKHPYSPALLKFYDKRHFKFTNSNFANMLLQPTDERITSRVG comes from the exons ATCGCGATAAAACGGAAGATGACCGAGCTACTACACCGGAATCCTTGCGGAGTACAAGTCCGGCCGTGTCGCCACCCCCGCAATGGCAGTCGAACAATACTAATAGCAGCAGCTGCGTAAGCGGAGCCGGTAACGGTAGCAGTAGTGGCAGCGGCTGTGGCAGCGGCAGTGGCAGCGGCAGCGGCAGTGGCAGCGGTATCACCCCGGCCCCGCAATCCAGTAACACACCCCCGCGCAGATTCATCTCGAGCATCCTCGGCGGAGATGTGCCCTATGGCAGCAGAGGTCACGTGCTAACCAGAGCGGAACGGAAAGAGTACAGCAGTCCGCCGATTGCTCCTTCGTCGAGCGATGCTACCCTCTTCATCGGAAAATCGGAGAAGCTGGTCTTGCCGCGGCCTATCACCCCTCCAAAGACGCCTCGAGTCGAACCTCCGACCAGAGTCTCCGTCATCCAGAGGGTCCCCCCACAGAGCCAGTCGACGTCCCGGAGGGAGGATAAGGTGGAGATAGCGCAGACGCAAGAACCGGAGCAG GACCAGCCAATCGATTACGCTGTGCCCAAGAGaaaagaggaggacgaggagcgTGGTCGAGAAGGCGCGAAGGTGTCGCGCATGATCGGCAACTCGATCGCGAGACCTTTGCTGGCCATGAGATTGTCCGGTGGTCCACAGGTGGTACACGCAGCAGCCGGTCACGGGAGATCCGGGGGCAACGGTGGCTCTGGCTCTGGGTCCGGTGGCGGCGCAGCCGGCTCCGGGAATTCCACGTCCTCGAACTCGACCGGAAGCGGTGGCTACTGCGGCGGTGGCGGAGCTGTCACGGGTGGTAGTGGGGGCGGTGGGGCCGTGGGCGGAGGTGCCGGTGCCGGGGGCATGAATCCCGGCGGGAACGGCGGCAGAGGTAACTACGGACCCAGCTCGCCACCTACAGGATCGTTGCCGCCGTTCTACGAGTCCCTGAAAGGGGGCAACAATCTGGCCAACTTCGCCAACCAATACAACAGCACGCAAG GTAACGGCTACCTGACGCCTTCGCCAACGGTGGGCATGGAGTGCGACACGGGCCAGCAGGACGTGAACTCGCAACATTCGCAGTATAACGCGCAGGAGGGGAAGCAGTATTCCCTTCTGCAGAACGTCTGCGCCACCTACGGCCTAACGCTCAAAGAGGAAGAAGACCTGTCTCCCTACAAGATACAACCTAACGACATGTTGCCGGGACAATACAACACCTATGACATGACCGACGCGGGGATGATGGTGGACATGGTGACCGGCGCCGTGGTCGATCCCCTACAGTTCACCGCAACTCTTACGTTCAGTTCGCCAACAGACCACACGGCGCTCTTGGAAAGCTTAAGCGATGCCGCCGATCTTTTCCTGCCGAGGCTACCGGCCGAGGACGGCGGCAACGATCTTCTCGAAGAATCGCTCCAGTCACCCGCCTCGGCCGGAAGCGGGATAGGCCAAGACGCTTCCGGGCAGATGAATGCGCCCGTCGAGCCCAGCGTCGACCCCTTCCCCGAGCACAGCATGGCTCTTTCGCGGGGTTTCGACACATCGAG GCACTACACTGGAGCTCCTCATCATTTCAGCACCTCGAAATTAGGACTGAGCTACGGGAATGAGTCGAGTTATCAGACCGTGTCGAAGGAGCGTACCGAGCTCGGACTTCACATCAACCAGAATCACCAGCATCAGTCCGAGCCACAGCTGCAGCAACTCCAGATACAAGTACAGctgcagcaacagcaacagcaacagcagcaacaacagcaacagcaacagggCACGGCTCCCTCGCCCCATCAGCAGCAACACCAAGGACTGTTAAGTCCGGGATTGAGCTTCGCAGGCAGTG GTCTGGAACTAGATTCAGGTAGCAGCGTTGGCGGAAGTCTACCGAGTCCTGGAGCAGCTAGCTGTTCGTTGGACGCGGCATCGAGCAGCACGTCGCCATCCTGCGCATTGATGGAACACGCGGCCAGCCCAGCTGGAACTGTGTCTGCGGCATCGGTCAACTCTGTGCAACAGCCCGGTCCGGTTGGAGAACCGCCGCTGACGCAACGGGTCGGTGTCCTACAGCAAAGG CTTGGCTTGCCGGGTGACTGTCAAATCGAGTTCGTCAACGGTGGCCATGGGATTAAAAATCCACTGGCGATCGAGGGTCAGAGACAGGCGGCGGCTAATCGCGACGAAGAGAGGGCAGCGCGACCTCCACCCGGCAAG GACGACGATCCCAACCGCTTCACGTGTCGCGTATGTAGCAAAAACTTCAGCTTGCAACGGCTGCTTAACCGGCATATGAAATGTCACAGCGACGTAAAACGTTACCTGTGCACGTTTTGTGGCAAAGGTTTCAACGACACCTTTGACCTCAAACGTCACACTCGAACGCACACAGGCGTTAGACCGTACAAATGCAATCTTTGCGAGAAAAGCTTCACGCAAAGATGCTCATTGGAGAGTCATTGCCTGAAAGTTCACGGCGTTCAGCACCAATACGCCTACAAAGAACGGCGCACAAAG GTATACGTGTGCGAGGAGTGCGGTCATACGACGCAAGAGCCAGAAGTTCATTATCTACACCTGAAGGATAAGCACCCGTACAGTCCGGCGTTGCTCAAGTTCTATGACAAGCGACACTTCAAATTCACCAACAGCAATTTCGCCAATATGCTGCTCCAG CCCACTGACGAGAGAATCACTTCTCGAGTTGGCTAG
- the LOC117227528 gene encoding uncharacterized protein LOC117227528 isoform X2, translated as MPKIFLIKNRLHQQQLRLLEAQHIGKSLPPCSGKESPLGTSEPLSLIVNKHQYRDKTEDDRATTPESLRSTSPAVSPPPQWQSNNTNSSSCVSGAGNGSSSGSGCGSGSGSGSGSGSGITPAPQSSNTPPRRFISSILGGDVPYGSRGHVLTRAERKEYSSPPIAPSSSDATLFIGKSEKLVLPRPITPPKTPRVEPPTRVSVIQRVPPQSQSTSRREDKVEIAQTQEPEQDQPIDYAVPKRKEEDEERGREGAKVSRMIGNSIARPLLAMRLSGGPQVVHAAAGHGRSGGNGGSGSGSGGGAAGSGNSTSSNSTGSGGYCGGGGAVTGGSGGGGAVGGGAGAGGMNPGGNGGRGNYGPSSPPTGSLPPFYESLKGGNNLANFANQYNSTQGNGYLTPSPTVGMECDTGQQDVNSQHSQYNAQEGKQYSLLQNVCATYGLTLKEEEDLSPYKIQPNDMLPGQYNTYDMTDAGMMVDMVTGAVVDPLQFTATLTFSSPTDHTALLESLSDAADLFLPRLPAEDGGNDLLEESLQSPASAGSGIGQDASGQMNAPVEPSVDPFPEHSMALSRGFDTSRHYTGAPHHFSTSKLGLSYGNESSYQTVSKERTELGLHINQNHQHQSEPQLQQLQIQVQLQQQQQQQQQQQQQQQGTAPSPHQQQHQGLLSPGLSFAGSDSGSSVGGSLPSPGAASCSLDAASSSTSPSCALMEHAASPAGTVSAASVNSVQQPGPVGEPPLTQRVGVLQQRLGLPGDCQIEFVNGGHGIKNPLAIEGQRQAAANRDEERAARPPPGKDDDPNRFTCRVCSKNFSLQRLLNRHMKCHSDVKRYLCTFCGKGFNDTFDLKRHTRTHTGVRPYKCNLCEKSFTQRCSLESHCLKVHGVQHQYAYKERRTKVYVCEECGHTTQEPEVHYLHLKDKHPYSPALLKFYDKRHFKFTNSNFANMLLQGGLLQRDSRDTRDIRDTESCVKSASKSLQPPNQRAPTMSHLGRASSI; from the exons ATCGCGATAAAACGGAAGATGACCGAGCTACTACACCGGAATCCTTGCGGAGTACAAGTCCGGCCGTGTCGCCACCCCCGCAATGGCAGTCGAACAATACTAATAGCAGCAGCTGCGTAAGCGGAGCCGGTAACGGTAGCAGTAGTGGCAGCGGCTGTGGCAGCGGCAGTGGCAGCGGCAGCGGCAGTGGCAGCGGTATCACCCCGGCCCCGCAATCCAGTAACACACCCCCGCGCAGATTCATCTCGAGCATCCTCGGCGGAGATGTGCCCTATGGCAGCAGAGGTCACGTGCTAACCAGAGCGGAACGGAAAGAGTACAGCAGTCCGCCGATTGCTCCTTCGTCGAGCGATGCTACCCTCTTCATCGGAAAATCGGAGAAGCTGGTCTTGCCGCGGCCTATCACCCCTCCAAAGACGCCTCGAGTCGAACCTCCGACCAGAGTCTCCGTCATCCAGAGGGTCCCCCCACAGAGCCAGTCGACGTCCCGGAGGGAGGATAAGGTGGAGATAGCGCAGACGCAAGAACCGGAGCAG GACCAGCCAATCGATTACGCTGTGCCCAAGAGaaaagaggaggacgaggagcgTGGTCGAGAAGGCGCGAAGGTGTCGCGCATGATCGGCAACTCGATCGCGAGACCTTTGCTGGCCATGAGATTGTCCGGTGGTCCACAGGTGGTACACGCAGCAGCCGGTCACGGGAGATCCGGGGGCAACGGTGGCTCTGGCTCTGGGTCCGGTGGCGGCGCAGCCGGCTCCGGGAATTCCACGTCCTCGAACTCGACCGGAAGCGGTGGCTACTGCGGCGGTGGCGGAGCTGTCACGGGTGGTAGTGGGGGCGGTGGGGCCGTGGGCGGAGGTGCCGGTGCCGGGGGCATGAATCCCGGCGGGAACGGCGGCAGAGGTAACTACGGACCCAGCTCGCCACCTACAGGATCGTTGCCGCCGTTCTACGAGTCCCTGAAAGGGGGCAACAATCTGGCCAACTTCGCCAACCAATACAACAGCACGCAAG GTAACGGCTACCTGACGCCTTCGCCAACGGTGGGCATGGAGTGCGACACGGGCCAGCAGGACGTGAACTCGCAACATTCGCAGTATAACGCGCAGGAGGGGAAGCAGTATTCCCTTCTGCAGAACGTCTGCGCCACCTACGGCCTAACGCTCAAAGAGGAAGAAGACCTGTCTCCCTACAAGATACAACCTAACGACATGTTGCCGGGACAATACAACACCTATGACATGACCGACGCGGGGATGATGGTGGACATGGTGACCGGCGCCGTGGTCGATCCCCTACAGTTCACCGCAACTCTTACGTTCAGTTCGCCAACAGACCACACGGCGCTCTTGGAAAGCTTAAGCGATGCCGCCGATCTTTTCCTGCCGAGGCTACCGGCCGAGGACGGCGGCAACGATCTTCTCGAAGAATCGCTCCAGTCACCCGCCTCGGCCGGAAGCGGGATAGGCCAAGACGCTTCCGGGCAGATGAATGCGCCCGTCGAGCCCAGCGTCGACCCCTTCCCCGAGCACAGCATGGCTCTTTCGCGGGGTTTCGACACATCGAG GCACTACACTGGAGCTCCTCATCATTTCAGCACCTCGAAATTAGGACTGAGCTACGGGAATGAGTCGAGTTATCAGACCGTGTCGAAGGAGCGTACCGAGCTCGGACTTCACATCAACCAGAATCACCAGCATCAGTCCGAGCCACAGCTGCAGCAACTCCAGATACAAGTACAGctgcagcaacagcaacagcaacagcagcaacaacagcaacagcaacagggCACGGCTCCCTCGCCCCATCAGCAGCAACACCAAGGACTGTTAAGTCCGGGATTGAGCTTCGCAGGCAGTG ATTCAGGTAGCAGCGTTGGCGGAAGTCTACCGAGTCCTGGAGCAGCTAGCTGTTCGTTGGACGCGGCATCGAGCAGCACGTCGCCATCCTGCGCATTGATGGAACACGCGGCCAGCCCAGCTGGAACTGTGTCTGCGGCATCGGTCAACTCTGTGCAACAGCCCGGTCCGGTTGGAGAACCGCCGCTGACGCAACGGGTCGGTGTCCTACAGCAAAGG CTTGGCTTGCCGGGTGACTGTCAAATCGAGTTCGTCAACGGTGGCCATGGGATTAAAAATCCACTGGCGATCGAGGGTCAGAGACAGGCGGCGGCTAATCGCGACGAAGAGAGGGCAGCGCGACCTCCACCCGGCAAG GACGACGATCCCAACCGCTTCACGTGTCGCGTATGTAGCAAAAACTTCAGCTTGCAACGGCTGCTTAACCGGCATATGAAATGTCACAGCGACGTAAAACGTTACCTGTGCACGTTTTGTGGCAAAGGTTTCAACGACACCTTTGACCTCAAACGTCACACTCGAACGCACACAGGCGTTAGACCGTACAAATGCAATCTTTGCGAGAAAAGCTTCACGCAAAGATGCTCATTGGAGAGTCATTGCCTGAAAGTTCACGGCGTTCAGCACCAATACGCCTACAAAGAACGGCGCACAAAG GTATACGTGTGCGAGGAGTGCGGTCATACGACGCAAGAGCCAGAAGTTCATTATCTACACCTGAAGGATAAGCACCCGTACAGTCCGGCGTTGCTCAAGTTCTATGACAAGCGACACTTCAAATTCACCAACAGCAATTTCGCCAATATGCTGCTCCAG GGTGGCCTGTTGCAACGGGACTCGCGGGACACACGGGACATACGGGACACGGAGAGCTGCGTAAAATCTGCCTCGAAGAGTCTCCAACCGCCCAACCAACGAGCACCGACGATGTCGCATTTGGGCCGAGCATCCAGCATCTGA
- the LOC117227528 gene encoding uncharacterized protein LOC117227528 isoform X4 gives MPKIFLIKNRLHQQQLRLLEAQHIGKSLPPCSGKESPLGTSEPLSLIVNKHQYRDKTEDDRATTPESLRSTSPAVSPPPQWQSNNTNSSSCVSGAGNGSSSGSGCGSGSGSGSGSGSGITPAPQSSNTPPRRFISSILGGDVPYGSRGHVLTRAERKEYSSPPIAPSSSDATLFIGKSEKLVLPRPITPPKTPRVEPPTRVSVIQRVPPQSQSTSRREDKVEIAQTQEPEQDQPIDYAVPKRKEEDEERGREGAKVSRMIGNSIARPLLAMRLSGGPQVVHAAAGHGRSGGNGGSGSGSGGGAAGSGNSTSSNSTGSGGYCGGGGAVTGGSGGGGAVGGGAGAGGMNPGGNGGRGNYGPSSPPTGSLPPFYESLKGGNNLANFANQYNSTQGNGYLTPSPTVGMECDTGQQDVNSQHSQYNAQEGKQYSLLQNVCATYGLTLKEEEDLSPYKIQPNDMLPGQYNTYDMTDAGMMVDMVTGAVVDPLQFTATLTFSSPTDHTALLESLSDAADLFLPRLPAEDGGNDLLEESLQSPASAGSGIGQDASGQMNAPVEPSVDPFPEHSMALSRGFDTSSTSKLGLSYGNESSYQTVSKERTELGLHINQNHQHQSEPQLQQLQIQVQLQQQQQQQQQQQQQQQGTAPSPHQQQHQGLLSPGLSFAGSGLELDSGSSVGGSLPSPGAASCSLDAASSSTSPSCALMEHAASPAGTVSAASVNSVQQPGPVGEPPLTQRVGVLQQRLGLPGDCQIEFVNGGHGIKNPLAIEGQRQAAANRDEERAARPPPGKDDDPNRFTCRVCSKNFSLQRLLNRHMKCHSDVKRYLCTFCGKGFNDTFDLKRHTRTHTGVRPYKCNLCEKSFTQRCSLESHCLKVHGVQHQYAYKERRTKVYVCEECGHTTQEPEVHYLHLKDKHPYSPALLKFYDKRHFKFTNSNFANMLLQGGLLQRDSRDTRDIRDTESCVKSASKSLQPPNQRAPTMSHLGRASSI, from the exons ATCGCGATAAAACGGAAGATGACCGAGCTACTACACCGGAATCCTTGCGGAGTACAAGTCCGGCCGTGTCGCCACCCCCGCAATGGCAGTCGAACAATACTAATAGCAGCAGCTGCGTAAGCGGAGCCGGTAACGGTAGCAGTAGTGGCAGCGGCTGTGGCAGCGGCAGTGGCAGCGGCAGCGGCAGTGGCAGCGGTATCACCCCGGCCCCGCAATCCAGTAACACACCCCCGCGCAGATTCATCTCGAGCATCCTCGGCGGAGATGTGCCCTATGGCAGCAGAGGTCACGTGCTAACCAGAGCGGAACGGAAAGAGTACAGCAGTCCGCCGATTGCTCCTTCGTCGAGCGATGCTACCCTCTTCATCGGAAAATCGGAGAAGCTGGTCTTGCCGCGGCCTATCACCCCTCCAAAGACGCCTCGAGTCGAACCTCCGACCAGAGTCTCCGTCATCCAGAGGGTCCCCCCACAGAGCCAGTCGACGTCCCGGAGGGAGGATAAGGTGGAGATAGCGCAGACGCAAGAACCGGAGCAG GACCAGCCAATCGATTACGCTGTGCCCAAGAGaaaagaggaggacgaggagcgTGGTCGAGAAGGCGCGAAGGTGTCGCGCATGATCGGCAACTCGATCGCGAGACCTTTGCTGGCCATGAGATTGTCCGGTGGTCCACAGGTGGTACACGCAGCAGCCGGTCACGGGAGATCCGGGGGCAACGGTGGCTCTGGCTCTGGGTCCGGTGGCGGCGCAGCCGGCTCCGGGAATTCCACGTCCTCGAACTCGACCGGAAGCGGTGGCTACTGCGGCGGTGGCGGAGCTGTCACGGGTGGTAGTGGGGGCGGTGGGGCCGTGGGCGGAGGTGCCGGTGCCGGGGGCATGAATCCCGGCGGGAACGGCGGCAGAGGTAACTACGGACCCAGCTCGCCACCTACAGGATCGTTGCCGCCGTTCTACGAGTCCCTGAAAGGGGGCAACAATCTGGCCAACTTCGCCAACCAATACAACAGCACGCAAG GTAACGGCTACCTGACGCCTTCGCCAACGGTGGGCATGGAGTGCGACACGGGCCAGCAGGACGTGAACTCGCAACATTCGCAGTATAACGCGCAGGAGGGGAAGCAGTATTCCCTTCTGCAGAACGTCTGCGCCACCTACGGCCTAACGCTCAAAGAGGAAGAAGACCTGTCTCCCTACAAGATACAACCTAACGACATGTTGCCGGGACAATACAACACCTATGACATGACCGACGCGGGGATGATGGTGGACATGGTGACCGGCGCCGTGGTCGATCCCCTACAGTTCACCGCAACTCTTACGTTCAGTTCGCCAACAGACCACACGGCGCTCTTGGAAAGCTTAAGCGATGCCGCCGATCTTTTCCTGCCGAGGCTACCGGCCGAGGACGGCGGCAACGATCTTCTCGAAGAATCGCTCCAGTCACCCGCCTCGGCCGGAAGCGGGATAGGCCAAGACGCTTCCGGGCAGATGAATGCGCCCGTCGAGCCCAGCGTCGACCCCTTCCCCGAGCACAGCATGGCTCTTTCGCGGGGTTTCGACACATCGAG CACCTCGAAATTAGGACTGAGCTACGGGAATGAGTCGAGTTATCAGACCGTGTCGAAGGAGCGTACCGAGCTCGGACTTCACATCAACCAGAATCACCAGCATCAGTCCGAGCCACAGCTGCAGCAACTCCAGATACAAGTACAGctgcagcaacagcaacagcaacagcagcaacaacagcaacagcaacagggCACGGCTCCCTCGCCCCATCAGCAGCAACACCAAGGACTGTTAAGTCCGGGATTGAGCTTCGCAGGCAGTG GTCTGGAACTAGATTCAGGTAGCAGCGTTGGCGGAAGTCTACCGAGTCCTGGAGCAGCTAGCTGTTCGTTGGACGCGGCATCGAGCAGCACGTCGCCATCCTGCGCATTGATGGAACACGCGGCCAGCCCAGCTGGAACTGTGTCTGCGGCATCGGTCAACTCTGTGCAACAGCCCGGTCCGGTTGGAGAACCGCCGCTGACGCAACGGGTCGGTGTCCTACAGCAAAGG CTTGGCTTGCCGGGTGACTGTCAAATCGAGTTCGTCAACGGTGGCCATGGGATTAAAAATCCACTGGCGATCGAGGGTCAGAGACAGGCGGCGGCTAATCGCGACGAAGAGAGGGCAGCGCGACCTCCACCCGGCAAG GACGACGATCCCAACCGCTTCACGTGTCGCGTATGTAGCAAAAACTTCAGCTTGCAACGGCTGCTTAACCGGCATATGAAATGTCACAGCGACGTAAAACGTTACCTGTGCACGTTTTGTGGCAAAGGTTTCAACGACACCTTTGACCTCAAACGTCACACTCGAACGCACACAGGCGTTAGACCGTACAAATGCAATCTTTGCGAGAAAAGCTTCACGCAAAGATGCTCATTGGAGAGTCATTGCCTGAAAGTTCACGGCGTTCAGCACCAATACGCCTACAAAGAACGGCGCACAAAG GTATACGTGTGCGAGGAGTGCGGTCATACGACGCAAGAGCCAGAAGTTCATTATCTACACCTGAAGGATAAGCACCCGTACAGTCCGGCGTTGCTCAAGTTCTATGACAAGCGACACTTCAAATTCACCAACAGCAATTTCGCCAATATGCTGCTCCAG GGTGGCCTGTTGCAACGGGACTCGCGGGACACACGGGACATACGGGACACGGAGAGCTGCGTAAAATCTGCCTCGAAGAGTCTCCAACCGCCCAACCAACGAGCACCGACGATGTCGCATTTGGGCCGAGCATCCAGCATCTGA